gatatgtgagtcaacacgtttacggacacgcctttaaCCCAACAGGTAGTCAGCCATTTTATACATAGGATAGGTAGTATATAGGAAGTACCCTCTAACTTTGCGCaaggacgccgctgaaaataaataggactgaaaataactagtaccgcaagtgGTGAATGAATGGGACATAAGCTAGAGGCGCGCGCAGCGATGTGGGCACACAGAGACTCGCGAGTCCTCAAGCTCGAACCTGTTCAGAatcgcttgcggtactagttaatATTATGATCATAAGCATGGCGCagtgtctctctcctctgtccttcttCTACTCTGCTCTGACCTGGTTGTTCTCATCCATAATTAGCCACAGATCACAGACCTGATCTAATTCCTCTTGCTTCTGTGGATATGTATGGTTTTAATTTACTTGCAAAGGTGACAGACACGGGGCCATGTGGACCACGGCTGGATGGCTCTGGACCCTCTTTGATGTGTATTCTGTGTCACATgagcttctctctctttctgtcacagACTCGGCCTTAGACGACTTTGTGCTCACCCACTGTGTCTTCATGCCAAACAATCAACTGTGTCCAGTGTTGATGGCTCAATATCCTTTCAGCACTTTGTTATGTAAGGGTCCTCTGATCTGAAAATAGAGGAACTATAAATGTATGCAGGGTTCTGATCTTTAACTGCTGTGCACCTACCATGCCCAGGCCGTGCAGGGCTCTGAGCAGGAGAAGCTGGATTACACACTCAACAACAAACGCAGGGTGATCCGCCTGGTAATGCAATGGGCAGACGTCCACAGAGATcacctgcaggaggaggacgTCTCTGTGGCCTTCCTACGGGTCAGTCTATAGATACTGTATGTGGTAGCGGGAAGATAATAAGAAAAGATAATGCATACACAAAGACGTGAGGACAAACACTCACATTGTACGTTTTGACACATGACATTGATATAATACAGTTAACCACACTAAAAAATCACAGCATAGCAGAGAGAAAAGTCAATTTCACCGTGCAGAAGAAAGTGGTGACATTCAGTACTATTGATTTACTCTGTATGGTACATTTGGAAGATTAGTCACTCCGGCTATAgctacacagacagacagtatatTATTTGATAATAAGAAAGGTAAATTTAACACTGCAGAGAGTCAATCCTGACATACAGTTACATCATTGAGTTagatttatgttttttcttcatttggaTGTGGGAGTCATTTTTCTCTAACTACCTTGGTTTTCAGGAGTTTTTCATGGCAGTGTCTGATGATGCCAAAACGACTCCCTCTCTCAGTGATCAACTAACAGAGCTGGGGAGAATTGTAAAGCACAAGTAAGTATCAAACCTGATAGTCACCATAATCTCCTTGTATCTCACCTTTAGTCCACATTGTATTGTTCTTCTCTTATTTCGTGATGTAGCACTGAAGATTCCAGAGTCGCACAGAAAAAGGTAAAGACTGACTTTCACTTTCATATTAAAGGTCACTTGCTGATTTTGGTTGACACTTGTTGAATTTTTTCACAGCACAAAGTCATACTGCGGCAGTTTGGCATGGGGAATGAAAAGCTTCAGAAACGTCAGCCCATTAAGAGTAATGATGAAAGTGAGTAAAGGAAATGTGGGTCAGGATTGGCCCAGACAATGTGTCAGTGTAACATTACATctaatatttgaaatgtttacataaaaCTGTCTGTACCTAATCTCACTTGTGTTGGGGTGGGTggcatttttgttcattttgaagcagaagatTTTGTGGGGGACTAAAAATATGACAGCGGATATTTTCAGCTCAATCTGAACTCCTTggctcatttttgttttttcttttggtcCTTTCACTTAGCTCCGGACAAAGTCCTAAATTCATTTGTCACTTCACACACTCTTTAAGTTGTATTTAATAATCGCTCACTCAGGCCTTTTACTGATTGGGCCACTGTTGTCTAAAACCTCTCTtccacacacatgtacatttcTGCTGATATATGCTTCTTAACTAATGTCAGTTGCAGTTCAACACTGCAGGACAGAAGAAACAGTAATTCAGTGATTCCCAAATCATTTTGGGACCCCTTAAACTAAGAATCTTATTCAGGGAAAACtattaaaaactaaaagaaaactTATTTTATAACATGTAGGGGggcaaatattcaaatattaatCCAATGAGTACTTGTTTGACTGCaccttggattttttttctctagtTCTGTTTAAAGTCTACTGCTGTGACCATACATACACCACAATCAGGGTTCCTGTGGCCACGTCAGTCAGGGAGGTCATCGGTGCCGTGGCCGACAAGCTGGGGTCAGCAGAGGACCTGCTCCTGGTCAGCCTCAGTTCGGCAGGAGGTGAGAGCAGTGGCAGCTACACGTTAACAAAGACGACACACGAGAGCTTGGTGTTACACTAATTAATCTGTGGCTGATTTAGAAATGAGCTGCCCATTGCAGTGAGTTTGCTGACTGTGACAGCAGGTGCTAAATTACGGCCTTTAAAACAGCTTTAGAAAAAATCTGAGCTCAGATtatttttcctgacattttagcACAAGGCTGTTGTTGCTGGTGGCGGCTTTTTACTGTCATGATGTTGCTTTGTCTCTGCGGGAGAGGTCAAACACTTTTTCTTACACTCTTAATACACTTGATCTGCCTTTAAGATTTTCAAGAAAACTCAAAATAGATTTCACATGAGTGGGAGTCTATGTTTGGTCCACTTGTGATTCCATCACAAGTGGCACCTACACGTTAACAAAGACGTCAAAAgatgtaaaaatacaatacagaATAAGAATAGAATTAAAAACCCTCACTCACTGACTAATTGTCTacttcctccacatgagggacacggggggctggagccaatctcagATAAACTAGAGCAAATGAcgggatacaccctggacaggtggtcagtccattgcagggtcaacacacagagatgacacTCACATgtacacctacagtcaatttagagtattCAATAAAaccatttacatgtttttgcactgtgggaggaaacctgagagctcggagagaacccacacacacatgaaaaatcCATAGAGAAAGTCAAAATTCTGTCCAACTGGAATTCAAACTAcacagtgaccttcttgctgtgaggcaacaatgctaccCACTAACCTGCTGTGTACCCAAATTTGATATACAATACGATAAAACAAGAATATCGAAATATAAGATAAAACGGCTGTCTTAGCCGTGACTTTCCTTTAGTTGCttgaactttattttttttatattaaattgaTGGTGCAGCATTATCCATCAAAAAACGAGCACAATTATGAATGTAAATCTTTTTTGTGGTTTCATTTCACAGAGAAAGTGATCTTCAAATCCAATGATGTATCCGTGTTCTCCACTCTCAGCACAAACGGACGACTGTTTGCCTGCCAACGGGACCAGCTGGATTCTTTGGTGTGTTGATGACCACACATAATATTGTAAACATGTATATAACTCCATATGTCTCTGATTTACCATATTTCTTCAGTCAAAAAACACGAATTTACTAAACAGCAAATTATATGATTATTAGATAGTAAAAATACAATGTTTTCCATATTTTTCAGACCCCGTTACCTGAGCAGGAGGGTCCCTCCATAGGGTCACTGGCCACTTTTGAGTTGATGAGCTCTAAAGATGTGGCCTATCACATGACCTCCTATGACTGGGAGCTTTTCCACTGTGTACATGAGGTACAGTATGTAACTGAGAGGCCGTTCACCTTTAGGAGATCATATTCAACGTCTGATGTCACTTCGGAGGTTGGAAGATGTAAATATAACTGTAAGAGTTTTATTGACATTTActcctgtattttttttaatctttttcgATGTGACAGCTCGAACTCATCTACCACACATTTGGGAGACAAAATGTCAAGAAAACCACCGTGAACCTGGATCTGTTCCTGAGGAGGTTTAATGAAATTCAGTTTTGGGTGATCACGGAGGTGTGCCTGTGTTCTCAGCTCAGCAAGAGGGTTCAACTTCTCAAGAAGTTCATCAAGATCGCTGCCCAGTGAGTGGACCCTGTGTCACTGTCAATTTGAATACTGCATTCCGTTTGTCTGAATGCAGTATCGCTTATTTGCTACCTAATCTGACTTTTCATGTTTTCTATCAAAGCTGCAAAGAGTACAAGAATCTAAATTCCTTCTTTGCTGTCATTATGGGGCTGAGTAACCCTGCAGTGAGCCGGCTGACTCAGACCTGGGAGGTGGGTATTCAGTATGtccactgtttgtgtttgttcaaaaTGATTACAATTTTACATCCCAATCAGGCCTGGTTTTAACATTCATCCCGAGTGAGCTGATCAAATCAGGGCAGATTGTACAAAGAACAGGTCTGAATGCTCTCAATCTATGACAATCATCAATGATGGTCAATGATTACTTATTTTTCTAATGGTTAAAATTGTATTTCATGCTATCAGACACATCTTGAACAGATGTGTCTGATGATCGAGTGAATAAAAGCACTTACTTTTAATAGTTAATAGTTTAACCATTAGAAACATAAATAATGTGACAATCATTGATGAGCGTCATAGATTTGTAGCATTCAGACCTGTTCTTTATACAATTTTGTTCTCATTAACAGGCATGACATGCATGTGTATTTGAACACAGAGCAGGAATGCCAAATCAGATCATATGTGGTCACATCCCAAATGCATTTTAATTCCAGTTGTAAACAGTTAGGACTGGATTTTAACACCAGATCTAAACAGTGCCTTAAACATGAGTAAACCTTCCTTCTCCAATGTGTTCACAGAAACTTCCCAGCAAATTCAAGAAGTTTTACAGTGAATTTGAAAACTTGATGGTAAGTGGAAACAATTCAATTCATGGTCTGAGTAATTTTCTTTCACTTCAAAGTGCGTCCAACAAATactaagtaaaaaaaacccttagGGTTATTGCACTGTCAGCTGGTCACTGTGGGTTTGGCAGCATCACCCATGTCCTGTATTGTGATGGATCTGTTCAACACACTGATGGGAGTTCTCAGAGCAGTGTGACTGTTTCCACAGGACCCGTCCAGGAACCACCGAGCATATCGACTGACAGTTGCCAAACTGGAGCCTCCCATCATTCCCTTCATGCCACTGCTGATCAAAGGTTACACACGTTTatcttgggttagggttaggtgttctttttaatgtaatgtcaaacataaacaactatattatagttgtttttgtttgcttctcCAACCAGCTAAAGAACTGATGTTGCCTTTGctctaaatgtatttaattcattttgttttattccagaCACGACCTTTACTCATGAGGGCAACAGAACTTTTATTGACACTTTGGTCAATTTTGAAAAGATGGTAATAATCTGAATATACTGGTTACacttttgaatattttattcttCCTGTTGTTGATGGTGTCTCATTGTCTTTCAGCGGATGATCGCTAACACAGTGAAGATAATGAGACACTGTAGGAGCCAGCCATTCAGTAAGTCCCAAATAATCATCTGTCGAATTTAGGTTTTAAATGGAAGGTGGGAATGTGAAGTTGGCATCTGGCAAACTTGCATTTAATATGCAATAGTACAAAATAACTAGACTCTATTTAAAAACAGTAGTGAACTTGACTTGAAATGACTAAACTTTCGTCAAATAGCTAGTTAAACTACGATGAGATATAGCAAGTTATACATGATCATAAGTTAAACAACTTGACCTTATGAGTTGAAACAATATGTATCAAATTGAATTTACTTGCAATTTTTATGGCAGCAGGTAAACTTGAGTTTCTAAGATCAACCACATTGTAATTTGGTGCAGTGCAGGTATATAGAGCAATACTTAACCCTGAAATAACAatgaagaaatacaaataataaataaggcaCATTAGAAAAGGGGTGCAAGTGGAAATGTGTCATGCAAGTTCTTGAGGTCTatgttgatttttttgaatAACAAGGTTgaaatgtttccctttttttcaggCCCAGATTCACCTCTGGCCAGTAAAACCCACCCAGAGGTTCAGACTTACGTTCGTCAGCTCAGCGTGATCGACAACCAACGGACACTAACTCAGCTCTCTCATGGACTTGAGCCTCCCAGGTCTTAAAATCCTCTCAGGGACAGAAATGTTAATGTCTGCTGCTTATTATATGACATGTTTGTACAGTGGGATGAACTACGAGGACCTAATCATGGGTGGATCACATCATAAGTTAAATAGTTTCAAATGCTATTGCCTGACTCGTTTAGCCTTTGATTTTCAATAACTTCCGATATTATTAGAGCTCTAATTGCTGGTGCTGCAGAACCTCTCATATCACTGTGCTGTAGAAAACGATCATTCCCAACTCAAACAACAGGGATCATTGAAGGAACTGGAGAAGATTTCTGTGTTGAATTTCAGCTGATAATTGTACACTGTGTGATGTTTATGCTTTCAAAATGTTTGTCACAATTATCTTCCTAATATCCAGCTATTTCATAACTTTTGTATGAGacaatatttatatgtatatttaaattattttgtgttgtaaaatgtgtgcaaatatttattttgacattcaGCATGCACAGGATTATGATAACTGTTTGAATTTGTATTGACGTGAGAACATTTTACTCGTCtgaatgtctaaaaaaaaacatgtgtctgctgtaaatattaaatattttagaTGTATTTGTGTGGCATATTTTTTTGGCCAACCCATTACGTCCATTTCTGTCTTGAGAACCAGTATTTTGATTTGGTAAAATCCACAGTTAAGTTTCCTTCAAGGTTTAATTATACcataattattttgtttatcaGTTACTGGCATGTGACAGATTAGCCCCTGCAAACTTTAGCCTAGTAATTCTTTTTTATACTTAAAACATAAGGAGTTAATTAGTTTTGAAATTTCAGATAActcaaaaatgaaatacaagaataaaaaaaagtatgccTAAATAAGTGGCAATTTACTGCATATGAtatgaatgataaaaaaaagtgactaaatcaatcatttaaaaataataattgtcataatacaatcattaaaacatttagaaattTCATTTTTAGGCTTTGGAGTTGAATTTGTAAGGTTAAAAATAGGTTTGACACAATATGATATAAATGATGAACATAAATGTACcaaatttaaagtttaaatttgtatttaaatacatttttaaaaagagaagaagtttCATTTTTTGGCCTCAAATGGGAATTTGTAAggctgaaaataaatgtatttaaaattaaaaaagtattaGTAGTTATATTACAATTAATTGAGATATCTATGTTTGTTCTAGATTCAAATAAAGTGGGCCGCCAACCCCACGTTAAACCCCACTGTCCCAGGAcattagaaaataacaaaaacatggagGTATGTAGTACCACTTTGCTCCAGCGAGGGTCGCTGTTGATCAGTATGGTGACTGTGCTGTTGTTGGCAACTGCTTGGGAGGAAGTTGTGCAACCAGTCAAACTAGTGGCGTGAGAAAGATTGGAGAAACCATCTCACTTGAGTCTTCCCGGAAACCTCTCCTGGTTTGAAGTGCTTATTTTCTCCAGCCTGGTTCTGCCTGCGCCGAAGAAGAGCCGCTGCGAGACCCTTAACTTCAAACTCAATGTCGGTATGTTTACACTGTTAGGGCGGGTGTAAGTACATGCTAGTGAGCGGTTGATATCCAGGCTGATACTAGTTTGTTTGTAAAATGCTGTTTagtattaaaatacaaatgtagtACTGTGTTAGAATACGCAGTATAGTATTATACAGTGCAGTATAGTGTTATAATATGCAGTAAAGGCCTTCAGGTTACTGCATGTACTTGTTTACTGTTAATGGGAGTTGCTGAATGTGATACATAAACGTAAGTGTAATGCAGGGATAttcaattttaaatgtgtgtgggaAGATAGCTGGCGGTTTGTGGGCCACCTAAATATTTGTCTcacgaataaataaataaataaatactgaataTAATTTGACTAATAATAACAGTATAATAGTATCCCTTGTAGCAAATATGTTTCAACAAGGGATACAATTAGCCAAACGTAATCGTTCACTTTAATCTGACATTATAATCAAATCCAGACAGTCCATTTTATAAGTAGGACATCCAAGAGAAGTGCAGAAGTTAAAGCCCATGCCATCAGATAAGAACATGAATATAGTGAGTGTCCTTCAGAAACAGTAGAATCAGGCTTGTTTATAATATCCTGGGGCTTTTCAAACATGCCCATAAATGCTCAATTTGAAATGAGTCAAATGATGCCATGCAGACCAACAATAAAAGGGCCTGTTCATAATGCTACTAAAACTATTTCAAACAAAGTGCTCACAGTTAAAGACATTTgaatcatcaacaacaacaacgataaTCTTTGCGTTTTAACATGGCATTACATCAAGAGCATTTACCCCCATGATAAAGGTGGGTGTTTTTGACAGGTCTGTATCATAAAATGTAGACAACACAATAAATGTGGTAAAACAgaattcattattaaaaacaattggAAACAGACATGAGATGCTTACAATGAGGGCACAAACTTTAATATGGTGATCATCACTAAGTGAACATTACATGTCTTCAAAACAacagcttttcttttaaagtaGGAATGGCTcgataccactttttcatgtctgatACCAACATAAAAAGTGTTCAGTATGGAAATTATTTGTATTTCCATTGTCAAACTTGAGATGGGTACCAAAATAGTGTACCATACCAGGTTTTTGGCACGCTTCTGTTAAGGTGGTCTGACTCTTAAACATTGAAGTTAAGTACACTGCAATCACCATCCTGCCCACACACACCCCGTGGTGGAAATGCAAGCCTGGGTGTAACGTTCCAAACAGCACTGTGGTGAGCTGAGCTGCACTAAACAGCGTGCTGGAAAAAGGCCAGCAGGGGCTGAGGGAAAATCAATCTTAGTCttgtaacaaaagactcacttaAAGCAATTGTATGCTACCCTATACACTACCTTAACAATATATTTGCCACAGTTAGACTGCGTTTTCTAtatagaaactgaagtttgttaacgactcactctcctgcatcaAAGTCCATGGGGGAAAAGGGAGGCAGCAGgagactagagctgcaacaatgaagaaggatttttttttcagcctcttaaatgttaatattttcttgttttttgctccatataattaaatatatcattcaatatttttggtttgtggacaaaacatcaacaatcaacaacaaTCATCATTCCAAGGTCTGGTGAACACTgaagaacattttctgacattgtatAGACCAAACACCAAATCGATCTATCAGGAAAGTAATTGacaacattattatttgtaCTCACAACACAGATTTtgtgtggagagagagtggTGAGTGGTTCAGTTTCGAGTTGAAAAAGACTgcgataaagcagtgaacatattcttaacatAGCCTTGTTCAGCCGTGtatattttattaggtgagccttgtGTTAATTATTAAAGCTGTTTTCCTTTCTGCCCATCCCTGTTGGCAGACATGTTTTCAGACAGAGCAAATGTCCGGGTCTCATGCTGGTAAATGAAAAAGGGCGGGGACACACAGAAGTGTCCTTGGTGAAAGTGTTGATAATATGTCAGTGCAttatacaaccacacaaaaacGTAAATTATTCCTTTAAATAGCTATTAATTTGAGCTCTTACCAAAAAACGTTAAAGTAGCAAATTATAACTAGTGTTTACATGTATCCATCAGTGTCAGTGAGGGGAGGTGCAACGACACAGCTGTTTGCACCTGgcgtttctctttctctctctctctctctctctctctctcgctctctctctctctcactctctttgaCGTCATTTCCCTTTCTTGGTGATGAAAACTTTTACAACCATTCTCCTGCACTGGGTGTCACTACGACAGCACGGTCCTGAAGTCATTTAGCTTTTTTTGCCCATAAGTTTGTTTGATATACACATGAAGCTACAATATAAGGGCCAAATAAAACTGATGATcctgtgattttgaccagtatttgACCTATACTGAGTTTTAATTGCTGATTTAGTTAACTGTGACACATGCTTTGCCAGGCACGATGGATTGATTATAGAATATCATATATTTCTTTGTAAATTACCCCACTGGNNNNNNNNNNNNNNNNNNNNNNNNNNNNNNNNNNNNNNNNNNNNNNNNNNNNNNNNNNNNNNNNNNNNNNNNNNNNNNNNNNNNNNNNNNNNNNNNNNNNNNNNNNNNNNNNNNNNNNNNNNNNNNNNNNNNNNNNNNNNNNNNNNNNNNNNNNNNNNNNNNNNNNNNNNNNNNNNNNNNNNNNNNNNNNNNNNNNNNNNTGCCATTAATGTCtcctctttgtgtgtctttgctcaGGCTGAAATCCTCAGTGTCCTCAGCCATCGTAACATCATTCAGTTTTATGGTGCAATAGTTGAACCTCCCAACTATGGAATCGTTACTGGTGAgttgattttaaattaaaaaaagcattCATACTGACACAGTGATATGTACAGTGCAGCGTGTCTCAACCATAAGTGGTTATACAACAGTGATCGTGGACTACATCAGAGGAAATATAGCAGCCGGATTTGTTTGTACCAGTCGCAGTTTGTTCAGTAGTGAATAGTGTGGAAGTTTCTATGGACACATTAGTGAGGGTAGAGGGTTTCAGAGGGTTCAGGAAGTGCACACATAGATGCAGTATTTCTGTgccttttggtgtttttgtctgatttagAGGCTGTGAAAAAGAATGCAGCCTTAGCTGTGGATTGTAAACAGGCCCTCTGTGCCTGTGTTGGGATGACAAGTGTTTTCAAACTGCAGAATGATGTACATATACTGATCCTAGGGGTCTGTAGTCCAATTCCTTTGTTGAGGGGTCAATGTAAAGGTGTAGTGTGTAAGgatgcattcacaccagccttTCTTAATGGAACCCTAGTTCTTTTGAATGTGCATTTAAACTCTGTTGTTcaccaaagaagcaaactctggtccgcctaaaacaTAGGTCTCTTTTTGCTtgaagtgaaccaaatgcaggaagtggactacaacATAGGGTAATGTGGTACCCAACTAAAACATATGTGCGTGTAGAATGATAGCTaggagaaatggctgagcccattgtGGCAGCGCATATGTGTCGTATGTTTgcatgaaacaaaataaaaaagactgattatatgcagctccatgttttgttgcagttgtcctgcattaaccaacagatgagtgagttttcttgtttattgtttgtcttgtcttctccttgagtaattcttgatgcagcacCGCCTCAGGCGGGGAGGAGAATATGTTATTGaaaaggtttggtttgtttaatGTGAAAGCAAATGCGTACCGGGTGAAACTCGGACCAACAGAGTccccaattgaaccgagtcTAGCAGACTACTAGGTGTGAAAACTACGTATATTGGATTTAtggtctggatttatttagattttatggctgtataattgtccaaaaatgttcaatgagtgttcaatgaatatctggcagttaatcAAACATTTAGGAATtatggtactgagaagctgacatcacaaacatgtgacgCGCTGATGAAtattgtctgtgattggacggtcgttgtACAGGTTGCCGTAATGATAAGTATATAATGGGCGCAaggctctatttctctgctttccagtatccatccgtcttctaccactttatcttccacatgagggctgcAGAGGTTGCTGTTCCAATCTCAGATGACATATGGTGAAAGGCGGTTCACACCCttgacagatcaccagtccatatttttttttatcacaaacggtctaggtcgttacggtaatgagaagtaaacatgccaaatcctgtcagccattcagtcagaaaaataaggttttttgaTTACCCTGACAtgaggaagaccacaggaagtggtcaAAACATGTCAGGGTAATCcaaaaaccttatttttctgAGTACAAtgtcaaatgaattcacacatTGTTGATAAAGCTTTTCAGCTCCCCACggctctctctgtatttctcagtgcCTCGgtgttatgttttcatgttgacCGGCGACACCcataaaaagtttcagaagaTGGTTTTACAGCTAAAAATAAACCCGGGCTTCACAATCATATATTTATCATGATCAAAATGTTGGCCTGTCAcaaaaagtgattgtctgatatTAAAAATTGTGCTCCGCCAACAGAACACAAAGCAAATCAAGCGCTCCCTAAACCATGGACTGACTACATGCCTGCATATGTCAATCACAGCCGTGCTGCTGTGAAAGGCAACTGTTTTGTTGTCAAGGAGCGGGtcgtttgtctttatttatccAAGCAGAATCTAATTAGCACCAGATACATAAAAAAATCTTTATGGCCATCCTGCCAGTGCCATGTCAACATTCATCAGCTCAGTACTAAATTTCCTCTGTTAGTTGACATACAGCATCAGAGCGGGCATTTCTCTCCAACACCCAGAATCTAAAACCTGTTTGAGAGACCTGCTTGTTTCTGCTGATCTGTAGGAGTTCAACAT
This genomic interval from Solea solea chromosome 2, fSolSol10.1, whole genome shotgun sequence contains the following:
- the rapgef4a gene encoding rap guanine nucleotide exchange factor 4 isoform X3, with the protein product MAGLLAPPYGVMDSDCSAGKMPDKKNMSNNSFASISKHQNKKSFIESPAKSHPKCILQVPSEKILRAGKILRTAILCKAPHMIRDRKYHLKTFRQCCVGTELVEWLMQQSSCVLSRAQAVGMWQVLLEEGVLNHVDQELSYQDKYLFYRFLDDEQEDAPLPSEEEKQESQEELQDTLLLLSQIGPDAHMRMILRKHPSERTADDLEIIYEELLHIKALSHLSTTVKRELAGVLVFESHAKTGTLLFSQGEEGTSWYIIVRGSVNVVIYGKGVVCTLHEGDDFGKLALVNDAPRAASIVLREDNCHFLRVDKEDFNRILRDVEANTVRLKEHGQDVLVLEKSLCSSRTSVHGASSSHYKYKVMSGTPEKILEHLLEMMRLDSQFTESDSALDDFVLTHCVFMPNNQLCPVLMAHYHAQAVQGSEQEKLDYTLNNKRRVIRLVMQWADVHRDHLQEEDVSVAFLREFFMAVSDDAKTTPSLSDQLTELGRIVKHNTEDSRVAQKKHKVILRQFGMGNEKLQKRQPIKSNDEILFKVYCCDHTYTTIRVPVATSVREVIGAVADKLGSAEDLLLVSLSSAGEKVIFKSNDVSVFSTLSTNGRLFACQRDQLDSLTPLPEQEGPSIGSLATFELMSSKDVAYHMTSYDWELFHCVHELELIYHTFGRQNVKKTTVNLDLFLRRFNEIQFWVITEVCLCSQLSKRVQLLKKFIKIAAHCKEYKNLNSFFAVIMGLSNPAVSRLTQTWEKLPSKFKKFYSEFENLMDPSRNHRAYRLTVAKLEPPIIPFMPLLIKDTTFTHEGNRTFIDTLVNFEKMRMIANTVKIMRHCRSQPFSPDSPLASKTHPEVQTYVRQLSVIDNQRTLTQLSHGLEPPRS